One segment of Leptodactylus fuscus isolate aLepFus1 chromosome 7, aLepFus1.hap2, whole genome shotgun sequence DNA contains the following:
- the MRPL23 gene encoding large ribosomal subunit protein uL23m isoform X2, which produces MASKVIYPLYQLGNPQLRVFRTNFFMTLVRPGKPQPPDTVQFRIPMEMTKFDVQNYLKKIYNVPVTTVRTRIQYGNNKKRNHLNQRVKVPDYKVAYIQLGQGQTFQFPDLFPEKDTSAESGSFEEVQEEFMENEKQRQMNDPRRGGLNDWFGL; this is translated from the exons ATATCCCCTTTACCAATTGGGAAATCCACAGCTACGTGTCTTCAGGACCAACTTTTTTATGACTCTGGTGAGACCTGGTAAACCGCAACCCCCAGACACAGTACAGTTCCGTATACCAATGGA GATGACAAAGTTCGATGTACAGAACTATCTGAAGAAGATATACAACGTGCCTGTCACTACTGTACGGACCCGCATCCAGTATGGTAA CAACAAGAAAAGAAACCATCTGAACCAAAGAGTGAAGGTCCCCGACTACAAGGTAGCCTACATACAGCTG GGCCAAGGTCAAACCTTCCAGTTCCCAGATCTCTTCCCCGAGAAGGACACCTCCGCGGAATCTGGATCGTTTGAAGAAGTCCAAGAAGAATTTATGGAGAACGAAAAGCAGCGCCAGATGAATGACCCGCGTAGGGGTGGGCTCAACGACTGGTTTGGACTTTGA
- the MRPL23 gene encoding large ribosomal subunit protein uL23m isoform X1 yields MASKVIYPLYQLGNPQLRVFRTNFFMTLVRPGKPQPPDTVQFRIPMEMTKFDVQNYLKKIYNVPVTTVRTRIQYGSNKKRNHLNQRVKVPDYKVAYIQLGQGQTFQFPDLFPEKDTSAESGSFEEVQEEFMENEKQRQMNDPRRGGLNDWFGL; encoded by the exons ATATCCCCTTTACCAATTGGGAAATCCACAGCTACGTGTCTTCAGGACCAACTTTTTTATGACTCTGGTGAGACCTGGTAAACCGCAACCCCCAGACACAGTACAGTTCCGTATACCAATGGA GATGACAAAGTTCGATGTACAGAACTATCTGAAGAAGATATACAACGTGCCTGTCACTACTGTACGGACCCGCATCCAGTATG GTAGCAACAAGAAAAGAAACCATCTGAACCAAAGAGTGAAGGTCCCCGACTACAAGGTAGCCTACATACAGCTG GGCCAAGGTCAAACCTTCCAGTTCCCAGATCTCTTCCCCGAGAAGGACACCTCCGCGGAATCTGGATCGTTTGAAGAAGTCCAAGAAGAATTTATGGAGAACGAAAAGCAGCGCCAGATGAATGACCCGCGTAGGGGTGGGCTCAACGACTGGTTTGGACTTTGA
- the MRPL23 gene encoding large ribosomal subunit protein uL23m isoform X3, whose amino-acid sequence MTLVRPGKPQPPDTVQFRIPMEMTKFDVQNYLKKIYNVPVTTVRTRIQYGSNKKRNHLNQRVKVPDYKVAYIQLGQGQTFQFPDLFPEKDTSAESGSFEEVQEEFMENEKQRQMNDPRRGGLNDWFGL is encoded by the exons ATGACTCTGGTGAGACCTGGTAAACCGCAACCCCCAGACACAGTACAGTTCCGTATACCAATGGA GATGACAAAGTTCGATGTACAGAACTATCTGAAGAAGATATACAACGTGCCTGTCACTACTGTACGGACCCGCATCCAGTATG GTAGCAACAAGAAAAGAAACCATCTGAACCAAAGAGTGAAGGTCCCCGACTACAAGGTAGCCTACATACAGCTG GGCCAAGGTCAAACCTTCCAGTTCCCAGATCTCTTCCCCGAGAAGGACACCTCCGCGGAATCTGGATCGTTTGAAGAAGTCCAAGAAGAATTTATGGAGAACGAAAAGCAGCGCCAGATGAATGACCCGCGTAGGGGTGGGCTCAACGACTGGTTTGGACTTTGA